In one Polaribacter sp. ALD11 genomic region, the following are encoded:
- a CDS encoding MoxR family ATPase, producing METPNIENLNTEETSNNIAFKNRIDVSELQENVFKIKEQLQKVIVGQKDMLDLLIVALLSDGHVLIEGVPGVAKTITAKLLSKTIAADFSRIQFTPDLMPSDILGTSVYNLQTSEFEFKKGPIFSNMILIDEINRAPAKTQAALFEVMEEKQVTIDGKTYKMDEPFMVLATQNPIEQEGTYRLPEAQLDRFLFKINVEYPNADEEFEIIFREQALKNTTKSSKIETVISAAKIMEFRNLVNQIAIEENLLKYIANIVVNTRSNSFLYLGASPRASIAILNASKSFAAIDGRDFVTPEDIKKATIPVLQHRVIVTPEREMEGLGSKQIIEQIIEAVEIPR from the coding sequence ATGGAAACACCAAATATAGAAAACTTAAATACCGAAGAAACTTCTAATAATATAGCGTTTAAGAACAGAATAGATGTTTCTGAATTGCAAGAAAATGTGTTTAAAATTAAAGAACAATTACAGAAAGTAATTGTTGGGCAAAAAGACATGTTAGATTTATTAATTGTTGCGCTACTCTCAGACGGCCATGTTTTAATTGAAGGTGTTCCTGGAGTTGCAAAAACCATTACTGCAAAACTATTATCTAAAACCATTGCTGCCGATTTTAGTAGAATTCAGTTTACACCAGATTTAATGCCGTCAGATATTTTAGGAACTTCTGTTTACAATCTACAAACGTCTGAATTTGAGTTTAAAAAAGGGCCTATTTTTTCGAACATGATTCTTATTGATGAAATTAACAGAGCACCAGCAAAAACACAAGCTGCTTTGTTTGAGGTAATGGAAGAAAAACAAGTAACAATAGATGGTAAAACCTATAAAATGGACGAACCTTTTATGGTTTTGGCAACTCAGAACCCGATTGAGCAAGAAGGAACATATCGTTTACCAGAAGCACAATTAGATCGTTTTTTATTCAAAATAAATGTAGAATACCCGAATGCTGATGAAGAGTTTGAGATTATATTTAGAGAACAAGCTTTAAAAAACACAACAAAATCTAGTAAAATTGAAACCGTAATTTCTGCGGCTAAAATTATGGAGTTTAGAAACTTGGTCAATCAGATTGCCATTGAAGAAAACCTACTAAAATACATTGCAAATATTGTTGTAAACACGCGTTCTAACTCGTTTTTATATTTAGGTGCTTCACCAAGAGCAAGTATTGCTATTTTAAATGCTTCAAAATCTTTTGCTGCAATTGACGGACGAGATTTTGTAACCCCAGAAGATATTAAGAAAGCAACAATACCTGTTTTACAACACAGGGTAATTGTAACCCCAGAAAGAGAAATGGAAGGTTTGGGAAGCAAACAAATAATAGAACAAATTATTGAAGCTGTTGAGATACCTAGATAG
- a CDS encoding stage II sporulation protein M, with the protein MREVAFIKQNKEKWLEFEQVISNKKKKSPDDIANLHIKIMNDLVYAQTYYPKSKVTTYLNKLAKSSFDKVYHAKRRDQNILLYFFFDKVPLLAYQYRKYIYLSFAFFFICFFIGLLSTFNDETFARQILGNDYVNQTLENIESGDAMAIYKGGSNWGTFIGIYNNNQRVGLNMFLSGLFLGIGTGFYVVVNGIMVAVFQAFFYQQNSFFDSIKGIWIHGTYEIFGIIIEAATGYIIGASILFPGTLKRFESFKKGVRDAFYIFISTIPFTIAAAFLEGYVTRYSNTMPTIICFAIILFSLATISYYYLILPYKVARKHQLRS; encoded by the coding sequence ATGAGAGAGGTCGCTTTTATAAAGCAAAATAAAGAAAAATGGCTCGAATTTGAACAAGTAATTTCAAATAAAAAGAAAAAAAGTCCAGACGACATAGCCAACCTGCATATAAAAATCATGAATGATTTGGTATATGCACAAACCTATTACCCTAAAAGTAAAGTAACTACCTATCTAAATAAGCTTGCTAAAAGTAGCTTCGACAAGGTATATCACGCTAAAAGAAGAGATCAAAATATTTTATTATATTTCTTTTTTGATAAAGTACCACTCCTCGCCTATCAATATAGAAAATACATTTATTTGTCGTTTGCCTTTTTCTTTATCTGCTTTTTTATAGGTTTATTATCAACTTTTAATGATGAAACTTTTGCAAGACAAATTCTAGGAAATGACTACGTAAATCAGACTTTAGAGAATATAGAAAGTGGCGATGCCATGGCTATTTATAAGGGTGGTAGTAATTGGGGAACCTTTATTGGAATCTATAATAACAACCAAAGAGTTGGTTTAAATATGTTTCTTTCTGGTTTATTTTTAGGAATTGGCACTGGCTTTTATGTAGTTGTTAACGGAATTATGGTGGCTGTTTTTCAAGCTTTCTTTTATCAGCAAAATAGTTTTTTCGATAGTATCAAAGGAATTTGGATTCATGGTACTTACGAGATTTTCGGAATTATTATTGAAGCTGCAACTGGTTATATTATTGGGGCAAGTATTTTGTTCCCAGGAACATTAAAACGTTTCGAATCGTTTAAAAAAGGAGTTAGAGATGCTTTTTACATATTTATTAGCACCATTCCGTTTACCATTGCAGCAGCATTTTTAGAAGGGTATGTTACTAGGTATTCGAATACAATGCCTACAATTATTTGCTTTGCAATTATTCTATTTAGTTTAGCTACTATTAGTTATTACTATTTAATTTTGCCTTATAAAGTGGCTAGAAAACACCAGTTGCGTTCATGA
- a CDS encoding RDD family protein yields MKTLQIKTAQNVNINFTVANVGQRLLAFMIDNVIKFTYLYFVYSVFDFQAVERVFSGDNWTIQAVGILVLIPVTFYSLYSEILLDGQTLGKKLIKIKVINEDGFKPSITDFVMRWFLRIVDFNLFVLLGVYIYSVGLDNQDFLMGLAFLAGKLIGLLLIIFTNKSQRFGDIIANTVVISLKDEVQFSETILENISNKYIPTYPNVIKLSDNDARIIKNTFQSAKKFNDLKTLMTLRSKILEVTEIKSVHKSDKEFIDVVLKDYNYYTQSM; encoded by the coding sequence ATGAAAACACTCCAAATAAAAACAGCACAAAATGTAAATATTAATTTTACGGTAGCCAATGTTGGTCAGCGTCTGTTAGCATTTATGATAGACAACGTCATTAAATTCACTTATTTATACTTTGTCTATTCTGTTTTTGATTTTCAGGCCGTAGAACGTGTTTTTTCTGGTGATAATTGGACCATACAAGCCGTTGGTATTTTAGTATTAATTCCGGTTACTTTTTACTCTTTGTATTCAGAGATTTTATTAGACGGACAAACTTTAGGAAAGAAGCTTATAAAGATTAAGGTTATTAATGAAGACGGTTTTAAACCAAGTATTACAGATTTTGTAATGCGTTGGTTTTTACGTATTGTAGATTTTAATTTATTTGTTTTATTAGGTGTTTATATTTATTCTGTAGGTTTAGATAATCAAGATTTTTTGATGGGTTTGGCTTTTTTAGCTGGAAAATTGATTGGATTATTATTGATTATTTTCACAAATAAGAGTCAACGTTTTGGAGATATCATAGCAAATACCGTTGTAATTTCTTTAAAAGATGAAGTACAGTTTTCTGAAACCATTTTAGAGAACATCTCAAACAAATACATTCCAACGTATCCGAATGTTATTAAACTGTCAGACAATGATGCTCGTATTATTAAAAACACATTTCAGTCTGCTAAGAAATTTAATGATTTAAAAACTTTAATGACGCTCCGTTCTAAAATACTAGAAGTAACCGAGATTAAATCTGTGCATAAAAGTGATAAAGAATTTATTGATGTTGTTTTAAAAGATTACAATTATTACACACAAAGCATGTAA
- a CDS encoding bifunctional UDP-sugar hydrolase/5'-nucleotidase: MKRRNFIKQLGAASTLTMVGGVALASFTDKNQRHITILHTNDTHSHIEPFKANHPRNPNKGGVARRATLIEQIRKENKNTLLLDAGDIFQGTPYFNYFGGELEFKLMSMLKYDVATIGNHDFDNSIDGLYKQLPNAKFDFVSANYDFKNTVLDTHVKPYKIIIKDGIKIGIFGLGIELEGLVDKKMYKETGYLNPVEITQDITSELKNKEKCDLIICLSHLGYYYKNNRDKISDLNLAKITKDIDLIIGGHTHTFLPKPTIVKNIEGENTLVNQVGAYGINLGRIDFYFDEQNNKTSKGTTILV, translated from the coding sequence ATGAAAAGAAGAAATTTTATAAAACAATTAGGTGCAGCTTCTACATTAACAATGGTTGGTGGGGTTGCTTTGGCTTCATTTACAGACAAAAACCAACGTCATATTACTATTTTACATACCAATGATACACACAGTCATATAGAGCCTTTTAAAGCCAATCATCCTAGAAATCCTAATAAAGGTGGTGTTGCTAGACGTGCTACTTTGATAGAACAGATTAGAAAAGAAAATAAAAATACCTTGCTTTTAGATGCTGGAGATATTTTTCAAGGTACACCTTACTTTAATTATTTTGGAGGCGAGCTTGAGTTTAAATTAATGAGCATGTTAAAATATGATGTAGCTACTATTGGAAATCATGATTTTGATAATTCTATTGATGGTTTGTATAAACAATTGCCAAATGCAAAATTCGATTTTGTTTCTGCTAATTACGATTTTAAAAACACCGTTTTAGATACACATGTAAAACCCTATAAGATTATTATTAAAGATGGAATTAAAATAGGAATCTTTGGCTTGGGTATAGAGTTAGAGGGCTTAGTTGATAAAAAAATGTACAAAGAAACAGGGTACTTAAACCCCGTTGAAATTACTCAGGATATAACAAGTGAACTAAAAAATAAAGAAAAATGTGATTTAATTATCTGTTTATCTCACTTAGGGTACTATTATAAAAATAATCGAGATAAAATATCTGATTTAAATTTAGCGAAAATCACAAAAGATATTGATTTAATTATTGGTGGACATACACATACATTTTTACCAAAACCTACAATTGTAAAAAATATAGAAGGAGAAAACACGCTTGTGAATCAAGTTGGAGCATATGGAATTAACCTAGGAAGAATAGATTTTTATTTTGATGAACAAAACAATAAAACATCAAAAGGCACAACTATTTTAGTTTGA
- a CDS encoding 5'-nucleotidase C-terminal domain-containing protein, producing MKISYLYLFLFVIVSCKKTEKQLVKITAKNIAIDSTIKASEQIDSIISPYKNKLTSEMEEVLCFSPKEIVKNDGEMQSSLGNLMADMCFEVANPIFKEKTNKSIDFVLFNNGGIRANIPAGAITAEHAFKLMPFENELVVVALTSKKVSELIAFFIKNKKAHPVSKNIVLTLFTDDYNLKINGKAFNQNKTYNVLTNDYLRSGGDKMNFFKNANQSINLDYKMRDAILDYFKKTDTLKASIDNRIILK from the coding sequence ATGAAGATATCCTATCTATACCTCTTTTTATTCGTAATTGTTTCTTGTAAAAAAACAGAAAAACAGCTTGTTAAAATTACAGCAAAAAATATTGCTATAGACAGTACTATTAAAGCCTCTGAACAAATTGATAGTATCATAAGTCCTTATAAAAACAAACTCACCTCAGAAATGGAGGAAGTCCTTTGTTTTTCTCCAAAAGAAATAGTTAAAAATGATGGAGAGATGCAAAGTTCTTTAGGAAATTTAATGGCAGATATGTGTTTTGAGGTAGCCAATCCAATTTTTAAAGAAAAGACAAATAAATCTATTGATTTTGTACTATTTAACAATGGAGGTATTAGAGCGAATATACCTGCTGGGGCTATAACAGCAGAGCATGCCTTTAAACTAATGCCTTTCGAAAATGAACTTGTAGTGGTAGCTCTTACAAGTAAAAAAGTTTCAGAGTTAATCGCTTTTTTTATAAAAAATAAAAAAGCCCATCCAGTATCTAAAAATATTGTGTTAACACTTTTTACAGATGATTATAATCTAAAAATTAATGGTAAAGCTTTTAATCAAAATAAAACCTATAACGTATTAACAAACGATTATTTACGAAGTGGTGGAGATAAAATGAATTTCTTTAAAAACGCAAATCAGTCTATAAATTTAGATTATAAAATGCGAGATGCTATTCTTGATTATTTCAAAAAAACAGATACATTAAAAGCTAGCATAGATAACCGTATAATACTTAAATAA
- a CDS encoding ABC transporter permease yields MLPKFNRIMNPWSLSIQNIKSKPLYTFLSVLILSLSIALLLGVQQLKQSFKNQIENNLGNIDLVVGAKGSPLQLVLASVLHLDNPTGNISYKEALKLSKNPMIKSAVPISYGDNYKGFRIVGTTNTFTSLYNAELEKGHNVKKSMQVVLGNAVAQKLNLKIGDTLLSSHGLTENSIEVHDEMFTVVGILKQTEKVIDRLILSNLESIWEVHHHHHHHHEDEKHDHEESYDEKEITSLLINFKNPRGLLTFPRRINKQTNMQAALPKYELHKLYEYTSIGFQTISLIAYLILVISCITIFISLYKMVKERAFDLAILRTYGASNFQLIKMVFYEGFIVVFSSFLLGFLLLKIGLYSVFYFMESIHQHLLKALSFNDVLQTGFLILAMIIMSVSLAIYPIIKMNISLILSNEK; encoded by the coding sequence ATGCTTCCAAAATTCAATAGAATTATGAATCCTTGGAGTCTTAGTATACAAAACATAAAGTCTAAACCATTATACACTTTTTTAAGTGTTCTAATATTATCCTTAAGTATCGCATTACTTTTAGGAGTTCAACAATTAAAACAGTCTTTTAAAAATCAAATAGAAAATAATTTAGGCAACATAGATCTAGTGGTTGGCGCTAAAGGAAGTCCGTTACAATTGGTTTTGGCTTCGGTATTGCATTTAGACAATCCCACAGGGAATATTTCATACAAAGAAGCCCTAAAATTAAGTAAAAACCCTATGATTAAATCTGCCGTACCCATTTCTTATGGCGATAATTATAAAGGATTTAGAATTGTAGGAACAACAAATACTTTTACCAGTCTTTATAATGCTGAATTAGAAAAAGGGCATAACGTAAAAAAATCGATGCAAGTAGTTTTAGGAAATGCTGTCGCTCAAAAATTAAATCTTAAAATAGGGGATACCTTATTAAGCTCTCATGGACTCACAGAAAACAGCATCGAAGTACATGATGAAATGTTCACTGTAGTTGGTATTTTAAAACAAACAGAAAAGGTAATTGATCGTTTAATACTTAGCAATTTAGAAAGTATCTGGGAAGTGCATCATCATCATCATCATCATCATGAGGATGAAAAACACGATCATGAAGAGAGTTATGATGAAAAAGAAATAACATCGTTATTAATCAATTTTAAAAATCCTAGAGGTTTGTTAACGTTTCCTAGACGTATTAACAAGCAAACAAATATGCAAGCAGCTTTACCCAAATATGAGTTACATAAATTGTATGAATATACCAGTATTGGCTTTCAAACTATTTCTTTAATTGCCTATCTAATTCTTGTTATTTCTTGTATCACCATATTTATAAGTCTCTATAAAATGGTAAAAGAACGTGCTTTTGATTTGGCCATTTTACGAACTTATGGAGCTAGTAATTTTCAGTTGATAAAAATGGTTTTTTATGAAGGATTTATCGTTGTGTTTTCTTCATTTTTACTTGGTTTTTTATTGCTAAAAATAGGATTGTATTCTGTATTTTATTTTATGGAATCAATTCATCAACACTTACTTAAGGCATTGTCTTTTAATGATGTATTACAAACAGGCTTCCTTATTTTAGCAATGATTATTATGTCGGTTTCATTGGCTATTTATCCTATCATAAAAATGAACATATCATTAATTTTAAGCAATGAGAAATAA
- a CDS encoding ABC transporter ATP-binding protein: MIQTENLTYQYKKGTTIFSFPNITLDKGESLLILGASGIGKTTFLHLLAGLLKPIKGNVHINNVVLNRLKNNKLDTFRGKNIGLVFQKKHAIQSLNVFDNLKARLLFSNTAINKNKIETLLEELGLSKHKKSKISELSEGELQRLGIALSVIHHPQVILADEPTSSLDDKNCKIVIELLIHKAKQTHANLIVITHDQRIKSCFQNSIEL; encoded by the coding sequence ATGATACAAACAGAGAATCTTACATATCAATATAAAAAAGGAACCACTATTTTCAGTTTTCCTAATATAACTTTAGATAAAGGAGAAAGTTTACTCATTTTAGGGGCGTCTGGTATTGGAAAAACAACATTTTTACATCTTTTGGCAGGTTTATTAAAACCTATAAAAGGAAATGTACATATTAATAACGTAGTTTTAAATAGATTAAAAAACAATAAATTAGATACATTTAGAGGTAAAAATATAGGACTTGTTTTTCAGAAAAAACACGCCATTCAATCTTTAAATGTATTTGATAATTTAAAAGCACGTCTTTTATTTAGTAATACAGCTATCAATAAAAATAAGATTGAAACCCTATTAGAAGAATTAGGTTTATCTAAACACAAAAAAAGTAAAATTAGCGAGCTTAGTGAAGGTGAGTTGCAACGATTAGGCATTGCATTATCGGTAATACATCATCCGCAAGTTATTTTAGCCGACGAACCTACTTCTAGTTTAGATGATAAAAACTGTAAAATTGTAATTGAATTATTAATACATAAGGCAAAACAAACCCATGCCAATTTAATTGTAATTACGCACGATCAAAGAATAAAATCATGCTTCCAAAATTCAATAGAATTATGA
- a CDS encoding PhoX family phosphatase: protein MKNNYNRRQFISFIGKTSLGAVIMPQFLISCGNTTTPTNNFNNISKERLEALKKLVLQGLNPSDKDDLLLANGLDYHTVIKWGDKINDTDTFGFNNDFTCFIPFDDDNPKDGLLWVNHEYVNPFFVSDFDADKYENPSQHRTIEQVDKEMYNVGGSIVRIKEENGIWQVVKNDPYNRRITAKTPMKLNWDNPIKGATTVIGTHSNCSGGITPWKTFITCEENYDSFFGETEYDENNIASHRPSSEGWESFYEYPPEHYGWVVEVNPKDGSAQKHIALGRFAHECCTLYELADKRVVAYSGDDSNNEHLYKFISSKKGSLKEGTLYVADTINGKWLALDWENQPVLKDKFKDQTEVLIRAREASKLLGATPLNRPEDIEIDPITGNIFVSLTNNKPKNDFHGSILKIEETNGEFDALTFKASTYIAGGEENGFSCPDNLAFDLSGNLWITSDMSGSAMNKEDKPYMAFKNNSLFVIPRYGKDAGKVIRVASAPKDAELTGPWFSPDGKTLFLSVQHPGEQTKDLNNPTSKWPFDKDNIPKPAVVAITGDLIEKMNQLHKIEI from the coding sequence ATGAAAAATAATTATAATAGAAGACAGTTTATTTCCTTTATAGGAAAAACTAGCTTAGGAGCTGTTATTATGCCACAATTTTTAATAAGTTGTGGTAATACAACGACACCAACAAATAATTTTAATAACATTTCTAAAGAAAGACTAGAAGCATTAAAAAAGCTTGTTTTACAGGGCCTAAACCCTTCAGATAAAGACGACTTATTATTGGCTAACGGATTAGATTATCACACCGTAATAAAATGGGGTGATAAAATTAACGATACAGATACTTTTGGTTTCAATAATGATTTTACCTGTTTTATTCCTTTTGATGATGATAACCCTAAAGATGGTCTTTTATGGGTAAACCACGAATATGTAAATCCGTTTTTTGTTTCTGATTTTGATGCTGATAAATATGAAAACCCATCCCAACATCGTACTATAGAACAAGTAGATAAAGAGATGTACAATGTTGGTGGAAGTATTGTAAGAATTAAAGAAGAAAACGGAATTTGGCAAGTTGTAAAAAACGATCCTTATAATAGACGTATTACTGCTAAAACTCCCATGAAATTAAATTGGGACAATCCAATTAAAGGAGCAACTACTGTTATTGGCACACATAGTAATTGCTCTGGCGGTATTACTCCTTGGAAAACATTTATTACTTGTGAAGAAAATTATGATAGTTTCTTTGGAGAAACGGAATATGATGAAAATAATATAGCCAGTCACAGACCAAGTAGCGAAGGTTGGGAAAGTTTTTATGAATATCCACCAGAACATTATGGTTGGGTAGTTGAAGTGAATCCGAAAGATGGAAGTGCACAAAAACATATAGCATTGGGTAGATTTGCTCATGAGTGTTGTACATTATATGAACTAGCAGATAAGCGAGTGGTTGCATATTCTGGAGACGATAGTAACAATGAGCATTTGTATAAGTTTATTTCTTCTAAGAAAGGTTCTTTAAAAGAAGGAACGTTATATGTAGCAGACACTATTAATGGAAAATGGCTTGCTTTAGATTGGGAAAATCAACCTGTTTTAAAAGATAAATTTAAAGATCAAACAGAAGTATTAATTAGAGCAAGAGAAGCTTCAAAATTATTAGGTGCTACACCATTAAATAGACCTGAGGATATTGAAATAGACCCAATAACAGGAAACATATTTGTTTCTCTAACCAATAATAAGCCTAAAAATGATTTTCATGGATCGATCCTTAAAATTGAAGAAACTAATGGAGAGTTTGATGCTTTAACTTTTAAAGCCTCTACCTATATAGCAGGCGGAGAAGAAAATGGTTTCTCTTGTCCAGATAATTTAGCTTTTGATTTATCAGGAAACCTTTGGATAACTTCAGACATGTCTGGAAGTGCTATGAATAAAGAGGATAAACCTTACATGGCTTTTAAAAATAATAGTCTATTTGTAATTCCTAGATATGGTAAAGATGCTGGAAAAGTTATTCGAGTTGCGTCAGCACCAAAAGATGCAGAACTTACAGGACCTTGGTTTTCACCAGACGGGAAAACTTTATTTTTAAGTGTGCAGCATCCAGGAGAGCAAACCAAAGATTTAAATAACCCTACAAGCAAATGGCCTTTTGATAAAGATAATATTCCAAAACCAGCAGTTGTTGCTATTACTGGAGATTTAATTGAAAAAATGAATCAACTACATAAAATAGAAATATAA
- the folE gene encoding GTP cyclohydrolase I FolE, with amino-acid sequence MKDKEQITLIGDHHFSTNIKTALRADAFDKTDEEKIKNIQHHFKMIMEEMGLDLTDDSLSGTPYRVAKMYVKELFYGLNPANKPKLSTFENKYSYQKMLVEQNITIDSACEHHFLPIIGHANVAYIPKDKVIGLSKINRLVDYYARRPQVQERLVLQILNDLQQVLDTKDVIVLVTAKHLCVSSRGIKDQSSFTTTLEYGGCFSKTSIRNEFLKIITDKR; translated from the coding sequence ATGAAAGATAAAGAGCAAATTACACTTATAGGTGATCATCATTTTTCAACAAATATTAAAACCGCTTTGCGTGCAGATGCTTTTGATAAAACAGATGAAGAGAAAATAAAAAACATTCAGCATCATTTTAAAATGATTATGGAAGAAATGGGACTAGATTTAACCGATGATAGTTTATCTGGCACCCCATATCGTGTTGCAAAAATGTATGTAAAAGAATTGTTTTATGGATTGAACCCTGCAAACAAGCCAAAATTATCCACTTTCGAAAATAAATATAGTTATCAGAAAATGTTGGTGGAACAAAATATTACGATTGACTCTGCTTGCGAACATCACTTTCTACCAATAATAGGGCATGCTAATGTAGCATACATTCCCAAAGACAAGGTAATTGGATTGTCTAAAATTAATCGTTTGGTAGATTATTATGCACGTCGCCCTCAGGTTCAAGAAAGACTCGTACTTCAAATTCTTAATGATTTACAACAAGTTTTAGACACAAAAGATGTTATTGTTTTGGTAACAGCAAAACATCTTTGTGTTTCTTCTAGAGGTATAAAAGACCAAAGTAGTTTTACAACAACTTTAGAATACGGTGGTTGTTTTTCAAAAACTTCAATTAGAAATGAATTTTTAAAAATAATAACAGATAAAAGATAA
- a CDS encoding MerC domain-containing protein, translating to MIFTNQKADSLGAMSSTLCLLHCIATPFIFIAQSSTLTCCTKAPTWWGFIDYFFLVVSFLAIHKTAKTTSSHWMKPALWFSWCLLFVVIINEKVTWFSFNENLIYVPAVALIVLHIYNRKYCQCNTNKCCIHER from the coding sequence ATGATATTTACAAACCAAAAAGCAGACAGTTTAGGCGCTATGTCTAGTACACTTTGCCTACTACATTGTATTGCTACTCCTTTTATTTTTATAGCACAAAGTAGCACGTTAACTTGCTGTACTAAGGCACCAACTTGGTGGGGTTTTATTGATTATTTTTTCTTAGTAGTTTCCTTCTTAGCTATTCACAAAACTGCAAAAACAACGTCTAGTCATTGGATGAAACCTGCTTTATGGTTTAGTTGGTGTTTATTATTTGTAGTGATTATTAATGAAAAAGTAACATGGTTTTCTTTCAATGAAAACTTAATATATGTGCCAGCAGTAGCATTAATTGTATTACACATATACAATAGAAAATATTGCCAATGTAACACCAATAAATGCTGTATACATGAAAGATAA
- a CDS encoding DUF4625 domain-containing protein, which produces MKFTLKYFCFLSFILFIAACSGDNSIDKDLEKPTISIDYNEGFPLGCTQLLRGETYNFRAQVTDNRELASYSIDIHHNFDHHTHDDQITECDLGALKQAINPLIFIENYAITDEVIRYEINIAITIPKDIDTGDYHCAYSVTDATGWQSRTSVDIKIID; this is translated from the coding sequence ATGAAATTCACACTAAAATATTTTTGTTTTTTATCATTTATACTATTCATCGCTGCCTGTTCTGGTGATAATAGTATTGATAAAGATTTAGAAAAACCAACCATAAGCATAGATTATAACGAAGGATTTCCTCTGGGTTGTACGCAACTATTAAGAGGAGAAACGTATAATTTTAGAGCTCAGGTTACAGATAATAGAGAATTAGCTTCTTACAGTATCGATATTCATCACAATTTTGATCATCATACGCATGACGATCAAATAACGGAATGTGATTTAGGAGCACTAAAACAAGCCATAAACCCTTTAATTTTTATAGAAAACTACGCTATAACAGACGAGGTAATACGTTATGAAATTAATATAGCAATTACAATTCCTAAAGACATTGATACAGGAGATTACCACTGTGCGTATTCTGTAACAGATGCAACAGGTTGGCAATCTAGAACTTCTGTAGACATAAAAATAATAGACTAA
- a CDS encoding DUF4625 domain-containing protein: MKTKIMKSNFKLLAVIAFVGITLQSCNNEENIELNAPLISNFEYGEGSTHTTDKIAYKGSDIHLEAEINAEAIVSKITLSIHAHDLTTEDGEEEWEFEKVFTDAKYLVINPTFHEHVDVPANIPAGEYHVELTVTDELGNSTEVEGHIQVLDVVTLSAFSIDTTVARGKDFHAEFMVDAVHGIHSISVDVHAHGLTVGAGEVAWDFEKEYLGSYHEKTSVEFHEHIDVPATAPVGEYHIIFTVKDEDGNMKEYETHIDVTV; encoded by the coding sequence ATGAAAACAAAAATTATGAAATCAAACTTTAAACTTTTAGCAGTTATCGCTTTTGTCGGCATTACTTTACAATCATGTAATAATGAAGAAAACATCGAATTAAATGCACCACTTATCTCTAATTTTGAGTACGGAGAAGGGAGTACTCATACCACAGATAAAATAGCTTATAAAGGATCGGATATCCATTTAGAGGCAGAAATTAATGCAGAAGCAATCGTTAGTAAAATTACACTTTCTATTCATGCCCATGATTTAACTACTGAAGATGGAGAAGAAGAGTGGGAATTTGAAAAAGTATTTACAGATGCTAAATATTTAGTCATTAACCCTACTTTTCATGAGCATGTAGATGTTCCCGCAAATATTCCAGCAGGAGAATATCATGTAGAATTAACGGTAACTGATGAATTAGGAAATAGTACAGAAGTAGAAGGACATATTCAGGTTTTAGATGTAGTTACTTTAAGTGCTTTTTCTATTGACACCACAGTAGCTAGAGGAAAAGACTTTCATGCAGAATTTATGGTTGATGCTGTACATGGTATTCATAGTATTTCTGTGGACGTACATGCACACGGACTTACTGTTGGTGCTGGAGAGGTAGCATGGGATTTTGAAAAAGAATATTTAGGAAGTTACCACGAAAAAACATCCGTAGAATTTCATGAGCACATAGATGTACCTGCAACTGCTCCCGTTGGTGAATATCATATCATTTTTACAGTAAAAGATGAAGATGGAAACATGAAAGAGTATGAAACACATATTGATGTTACAGTTTAA